One part of the Bacillus sp. FJAT-45350 genome encodes these proteins:
- a CDS encoding aldehyde dehydrogenase family protein, which translates to MSMQIVAQKMLIGGNWVDRSRKIEVRNPENDQLLATVPAATVEDVQTTIESAKEGAVVSAQLSVHERIAILQRTAEIILQKKDYFAETIALEGSKTIREAKSEVRRCVETIRISAEEARRIHGETIPFSQMPGHETRVGYYYRFPIGIVAAITPFNDPLNLVAHKVGPAIASGNSIIVKPSTLTPLSAFLLAEAFEEAGLPTKILSVITGHGREIGDAIITNKAVRLISFTGGYSTGEEITKKAGVKKLAMELGSNSPTIILKDADLSKAIPSTVDGAFTAAGQNCIGVQRIYIEEEIYNSFVEQYVKEAKQYKMGEKLNETTDMGPLITEKEAKRVEEWVNDAVDAGAKLLTGGRRNGAFYEPTVLAEVPGGCQIAKEEIFGPVVLLYKVSDLNEAIDRANNVSYGLQAGIFTRNLEHAFSAIHRIEAGGVIVNDSSDFRVDAMPFGGVKQSGIGREGVKFAIEEMTEQKVVCFKLSNE; encoded by the coding sequence ATGAGCATGCAAATTGTTGCACAGAAGATGTTAATAGGTGGGAATTGGGTTGACCGTAGTCGGAAAATCGAAGTGCGAAATCCAGAAAATGACCAATTGCTTGCGACTGTTCCTGCTGCCACTGTAGAAGATGTTCAAACAACAATTGAATCAGCTAAGGAAGGAGCTGTCGTCTCAGCACAATTATCAGTTCATGAACGAATCGCAATTCTACAAAGAACAGCAGAGATTATTTTACAAAAGAAAGATTACTTTGCGGAAACAATCGCTCTCGAAGGAAGTAAAACAATTAGAGAAGCTAAATCAGAGGTTAGGCGTTGTGTTGAAACGATTCGTATAAGTGCTGAGGAGGCTAGAAGAATCCATGGGGAAACGATTCCCTTTTCACAAATGCCAGGGCATGAAACGAGAGTTGGTTACTACTATCGTTTTCCGATAGGAATTGTTGCAGCTATAACCCCTTTCAACGATCCATTAAACTTAGTTGCTCATAAGGTAGGTCCAGCAATTGCGTCTGGGAATTCGATTATAGTGAAACCATCCACGTTAACACCACTAAGTGCATTCTTACTTGCAGAAGCATTTGAAGAAGCTGGTCTTCCGACAAAAATACTTTCTGTTATAACTGGTCATGGTAGAGAAATTGGTGATGCAATTATCACAAATAAAGCTGTTCGTCTTATATCATTTACTGGTGGTTATTCAACAGGTGAAGAGATTACAAAAAAAGCCGGTGTAAAGAAGCTAGCAATGGAATTAGGCTCTAATTCACCGACCATCATTTTAAAGGATGCGGATTTATCTAAGGCCATTCCATCTACAGTTGATGGAGCTTTCACAGCAGCAGGTCAAAACTGTATCGGTGTACAGAGAATTTATATAGAAGAAGAAATCTATAATAGCTTCGTTGAGCAATATGTGAAAGAAGCAAAGCAATACAAAATGGGTGAAAAGCTGAATGAAACAACAGATATGGGACCTCTTATTACTGAAAAAGAAGCGAAAAGAGTTGAAGAGTGGGTAAATGATGCGGTCGATGCCGGGGCTAAACTTTTAACCGGGGGAAGAAGAAACGGTGCATTTTATGAACCGACTGTTTTAGCTGAAGTTCCAGGAGGGTGCCAGATTGCAAAAGAAGAAATCTTTGGTCCTGTCGTTTTACTTTATAAGGTATCTGATTTAAATGAAGCAATTGATAGAGCTAACAATGTTAGCTATGGACTTCAGGCTGGGATATTTACAAGGAATTTAGAGCATGCCTTTTCAGCCATTCATAGAATTGAAGCTGGTGGAGTGATTGTAAATGATAGTAG
- a CDS encoding homoserine dehydrogenase: protein MTQKVALVGFGGVGQGLVEILRTKKPMLESELGVDVQIVAVTDIKKGALYQPEGLDLNKLMKTVKETGNLSNYTDEPGLIRDLDSIQTIKETNADTIVEITYTDVKTGQPAIDHCKTAFEHGKNVVMTNKGPVALAYKELSEKAKENGVQLLFEGTVMSGTPALRMPLTTLVGNEINEIRGIFNGTTNYMLTEMESGIAYEDALRQAQKLGYAEADPTSDVEGYDVLYKVVILANVVMGIPLKKEDVSCKGISQLTLDDINQAKEENKRWKLIGKIQNEAGKVRASVAPEKIPLNDPLASISGATNAITYECDLSGPITLVGAGAGIPETGFALLIDLINLEKGNY from the coding sequence ATGACTCAGAAGGTTGCATTAGTTGGATTCGGTGGTGTTGGTCAGGGACTTGTTGAAATCCTACGTACGAAAAAACCGATGCTAGAAAGTGAATTAGGTGTAGATGTTCAAATTGTAGCTGTTACTGATATAAAAAAAGGGGCTCTCTATCAACCTGAGGGATTGGACTTAAATAAGCTTATGAAAACAGTCAAAGAAACTGGTAATCTTTCAAATTACACAGATGAACCAGGTTTGATTCGAGATTTAGACAGTATCCAAACAATAAAAGAAACAAACGCTGATACGATTGTGGAAATAACGTATACAGATGTTAAGACAGGTCAACCAGCAATTGACCATTGTAAAACAGCCTTTGAACATGGCAAGAATGTCGTTATGACAAATAAAGGTCCTGTCGCTTTAGCATATAAAGAGCTATCAGAAAAAGCGAAAGAGAATGGGGTTCAACTTTTATTTGAAGGGACGGTTATGAGTGGAACACCCGCGCTTCGAATGCCGCTTACAACTCTAGTAGGTAACGAAATAAACGAAATTCGAGGTATCTTTAACGGAACAACGAATTATATGCTAACGGAGATGGAGAGCGGAATCGCCTATGAGGATGCCTTAAGGCAAGCGCAAAAATTAGGTTATGCAGAGGCAGACCCGACAAGTGATGTTGAAGGCTATGATGTCCTTTATAAAGTCGTCATTCTAGCAAATGTTGTAATGGGAATCCCGCTAAAAAAAGAAGACGTATCGTGTAAAGGAATTAGTCAGCTAACGTTAGATGACATAAATCAAGCAAAGGAAGAGAATAAACGCTGGAAGCTCATAGGGAAGATTCAAAACGAAGCAGGAAAGGTCCGGGCAAGCGTTGCACCAGAAAAAATTCCATTAAATGACCCATTAGCATCAATATCAGGTGCTACAAATGCAATTACGTATGAATGTGATCTCTCAGGACCTATCACTCTAGTAGGAGCCGGTGCCGGAATACCAGAAACAGGCTTCGCTCTTTTAATTGACTTAATCAACCTTGAGAAAGGCAATTATTAA
- a CDS encoding M20 metallopeptidase family protein: MTVKAAYELQQQLSEWRRHFHQHPELSFQEYKTSEKVISILKKIDGIEVQSGREATGLPTGVVATLRKGNGRTIAIRADIDALPIVEGNSCEYSSQKRGVMHACGHDAHTTIALGAATLLAEAFKKSQIEGTVKFIFQPAEESEDERGLTGSPYMIEAGVLDDVDAVLALHMDPDYKVGNVKIFNGTAMANVDTFTAVIKGRGGHAAYPEQTLDPIWLLSNILPALYSLVGRKTSALSPAVLSIGEVIGGSSNNIIPEEVEIKGTIRTYDDTARKQITKEIDRVLSIVERLGGDYSLLLNHGEPSLQNNPIVSSWVKKTIRDILPGFSIHEKPYGLGGEDFGYMTRKIPGLMFFLGASPGDGRERGLHTPLFDIDEGVLPIGTAIFTETVKRYLQGDYHFPMKER, from the coding sequence ATGACAGTAAAAGCGGCTTACGAACTTCAGCAACAATTAAGTGAGTGGAGGCGACACTTCCATCAGCACCCTGAATTAAGCTTTCAAGAATATAAAACGTCTGAAAAGGTCATTTCTATTTTAAAAAAAATAGATGGAATAGAGGTTCAATCTGGTAGAGAGGCAACGGGTTTACCAACAGGGGTTGTTGCCACATTAAGAAAAGGAAACGGGCGAACAATTGCAATTCGAGCCGATATCGATGCTCTACCAATTGTGGAAGGAAACAGCTGTGAATATAGTTCACAAAAACGAGGCGTCATGCATGCATGTGGGCATGACGCCCATACAACGATTGCTTTAGGTGCTGCTACGTTACTTGCTGAGGCTTTTAAGAAAAGTCAGATTGAAGGAACGGTAAAATTTATTTTTCAACCGGCGGAAGAATCAGAAGACGAACGTGGTTTAACTGGATCGCCTTATATGATAGAAGCAGGAGTATTGGATGATGTAGACGCAGTGCTTGCTCTCCATATGGACCCAGACTATAAGGTTGGTAATGTAAAAATATTTAACGGTACGGCAATGGCAAATGTAGATACGTTTACGGCGGTGATTAAAGGTAGAGGTGGGCATGCAGCGTATCCCGAGCAAACACTCGACCCAATTTGGTTACTTTCAAACATCCTCCCTGCTTTATATAGTTTGGTAGGAAGAAAAACATCTGCACTTTCACCGGCAGTTTTAAGTATAGGCGAAGTTATTGGAGGTTCATCAAATAATATTATTCCAGAAGAAGTGGAGATAAAGGGAACGATACGGACGTATGATGATACTGCCCGAAAACAAATAACGAAGGAAATAGACAGAGTATTATCAATAGTAGAACGATTAGGTGGTGATTATTCCCTCCTTCTCAATCATGGTGAACCATCACTACAGAATAACCCAATCGTTTCAAGTTGGGTGAAGAAAACGATTCGTGATATTCTTCCTGGTTTCTCAATTCATGAAAAGCCTTATGGATTAGGTGGAGAGGACTTTGGTTATATGACAAGAAAGATACCTGGATTAATGTTCTTTCTTGGCGCGAGTCCTGGAGACGGAAGGGAAAGAGGTCTACACACACCGTTATTTGATATTGACGAAGGTGTTTTACCTATTGGTACGGCAATTTTTACTGAAACAGTAAAGCGGTATTTACAAGGAGACTATCATTTTCCTATGAAAGAACGATAG
- a CDS encoding cystathionine gamma-synthase family protein, whose amino-acid sequence MQRRQDSSVKKGTRSVWSGEKEYLVHGATQVPVVHSVAFGYDDIDQWFEVAIGKREGHIYGRNTNPTVQAFEDKVKDLEEAEAATSFSTGMAAISNALLTILVPGDRVVSIKDTYGGTNKIFSEFLPRLNIDVTLCETGNHEEIEKEVRKGCKILYLETPTNPTVKITDIERMVKVAKENGALVFVDNTFATPINQNPLKLGADLVIHSATKFLGGHADALGGVACGDEDLIHKIYHYREINGASLDPMAAYLLLRGMKTLHLRIKKQEENALAVAKYLQSHDKVEEVFYPGLETHPNHDIAKRQMVGFGGMLSFAVKGGLDSVRQFMPKLEFANKAANLGAVETTVGPARTTSHIECTVEERKALGIPEGLVRYSAGIEEKEDLIADLEQALSHIK is encoded by the coding sequence ATGCAACGACGTCAAGATTCTTCTGTCAAAAAAGGAACTCGTTCAGTATGGTCTGGTGAGAAGGAATATTTAGTACATGGAGCGACACAGGTACCAGTCGTTCATAGTGTGGCATTTGGATACGATGATATTGACCAGTGGTTCGAAGTTGCTATTGGAAAGAGAGAAGGACACATATATGGTCGAAATACCAATCCTACCGTTCAAGCCTTTGAGGATAAAGTGAAAGATTTAGAGGAAGCCGAAGCGGCTACAAGTTTTTCTACGGGAATGGCTGCGATTAGCAATGCTCTTTTAACAATATTAGTTCCAGGAGATCGTGTTGTCTCTATTAAAGATACGTATGGTGGTACCAATAAAATATTTTCTGAGTTTCTCCCTCGTTTAAACATAGACGTAACATTATGTGAAACTGGTAATCATGAAGAGATTGAAAAAGAAGTACGCAAGGGTTGTAAGATTCTTTATTTAGAAACACCGACAAACCCAACTGTCAAAATAACAGATATTGAGCGGATGGTTAAAGTAGCAAAAGAGAACGGTGCACTCGTATTTGTTGATAATACATTTGCTACTCCAATCAATCAGAATCCGTTGAAATTAGGAGCAGACTTAGTCATTCATAGTGCAACAAAATTCCTTGGAGGTCATGCGGATGCTCTTGGTGGTGTCGCTTGTGGTGATGAAGATCTGATACACAAAATCTATCATTATCGTGAAATAAATGGAGCGAGTCTTGACCCAATGGCAGCTTACCTGTTACTTCGAGGGATGAAAACACTTCACCTAAGAATTAAAAAGCAAGAAGAGAATGCTCTAGCCGTAGCTAAGTATTTACAAAGTCACGATAAGGTAGAAGAAGTCTTTTATCCTGGACTTGAAACCCATCCAAATCATGATATCGCAAAGAGACAAATGGTTGGATTCGGTGGAATGCTTAGTTTTGCTGTAAAAGGTGGTCTTGATTCTGTACGACAGTTTATGCCTAAGCTTGAATTTGCTAACAAGGCTGCTAACCTTGGGGCTGTAGAAACAACAGTAGGGCCGGCAAGAACAACTAGTCATATAGAATGTACGGTTGAAGAACGAAAAGCATTGGGTATTCCAGAAGGATTAGTTCGATATTCAGCGGGTATAGAGGAAAAAGAAGATTTAATTGCTGATTTAGAGCAGGCACTTAGCCATATTAAATAA
- a CDS encoding N-acetylmuramoyl-L-alanine amidase: MVHERVINKLKSVTLFVFAVATIFFLYNLLAMNASYGYNSQQISEKAQLNKLNHEQYLLSEEIKNSTSMVVTASSLNLRSEPGIHGGILASMPNGSEVETTSEVIGNWIGISYEGIKGFASLTYLYEHEQEDVIEMEVTASALNIRSMPSIQGDILETMPNGTVIETNYVDNSNWVAVSYNGVKGYSSLTYLMEREAIENEPESDESATNGTDEDSSTTPPEQSSSLEGISIVVDPGHGGEDPGATSGEFIESELALSASDVLQAELEARGATVIMTRTSDVFLELEERAAYAEEHDGEIFVSIHLNQTGTGEANGTETFYNSSQNPFPEESQQLAQSIQDELAALPTDNRGIKEEVFTVLTSNSVPSVLIELAFLDSPVDQEFILDDSFFEDAAALIANGVENYFGVND; this comes from the coding sequence ATGGTACATGAGAGAGTGATAAACAAACTGAAGTCTGTGACTTTATTTGTATTCGCTGTAGCAACTATATTTTTTTTATATAATTTATTAGCAATGAATGCCTCTTACGGTTATAATTCACAACAAATTAGCGAAAAGGCTCAACTTAATAAACTAAATCATGAACAATACCTTTTATCAGAGGAAATCAAAAATTCAACGTCCATGGTCGTCACCGCATCGAGTCTAAACCTTCGTTCAGAACCAGGAATACATGGTGGTATTTTAGCGTCAATGCCAAATGGTAGTGAGGTAGAGACTACATCAGAGGTAATCGGCAATTGGATTGGAATATCGTACGAAGGAATTAAAGGCTTTGCTAGTTTGACGTATCTTTATGAACATGAACAAGAAGATGTAATCGAGATGGAAGTAACAGCTTCCGCTTTAAATATACGTTCTATGCCAAGTATACAAGGCGACATTCTAGAGACAATGCCAAATGGTACTGTAATTGAAACTAATTATGTAGATAACAGTAATTGGGTAGCGGTATCTTATAACGGAGTAAAGGGTTATTCAAGCTTAACGTACTTAATGGAACGAGAAGCTATAGAGAATGAGCCTGAATCTGATGAATCTGCAACAAATGGTACAGATGAAGATAGTAGCACTACTCCACCAGAACAAAGCTCTTCACTAGAAGGAATCTCCATTGTAGTTGACCCAGGTCACGGTGGTGAGGACCCAGGTGCAACGTCTGGTGAATTTATTGAATCCGAACTTGCCTTATCTGCCTCTGATGTTTTACAGGCAGAATTAGAAGCTAGAGGTGCAACGGTCATTATGACTAGAACATCTGACGTATTCTTAGAACTTGAAGAGCGTGCTGCTTATGCCGAAGAACATGACGGAGAAATCTTTGTAAGTATTCATTTAAACCAAACCGGAACTGGAGAAGCTAACGGCACAGAAACATTTTATAATAGTAGTCAAAACCCTTTCCCGGAAGAAAGCCAGCAGTTAGCGCAGAGTATTCAAGATGAATTAGCAGCTTTACCAACGGATAATCGAGGAATTAAAGAAGAAGTGTTTACTGTTTTAACCAGCAATTCTGTTCCAAGTGTATTGATTGAATTAGCGTTCTTAGATAGTCCAGTGGATCAAGAATTTATCTTGGATGATTCATTCTTTGAAGATGCAGCAGCATTAATTGCCAATGGGGTTGAAAATTATTTCGGTGTTAATGATTAG
- a CDS encoding PucR family transcriptional regulator — MPLTVKDILNLSVMKEAVVRSGNEIIDKQSVDWVSVIETPVENFVRRNEFVLSTGIGCGQDSKSMVNFLEEIMEANAAGLVLSLGRFIKSIPSEVIKYAEDHQFPIIEIPWEVRFSDIIHSSLQKIHEHENNTVKYSEEIRNRLLSLILQGARLNQIANYVHDTLSLPIIIADKRGVIKGQSKGTKNLAKEWNTYIESTIDPEASGSYELSPINTTPLIQHLQLGDHDVLQMSIYSASELQGYMIVSSQKDASNAWERTNIIYLLEHAATAVALCFLHENAVKDTESRLRDDFVWSLAKGRFSSWDTALSRAKSLGYQIQLPYLCIIGNPENLSQLYQKEKKQFTSYDHWLQGLIRTLEEEVHDSACKMNQKVMTTFQRDELVIFLEVLDDKSNDSAFKFLFTFEKRISALAPSIILSWGISKQYGYQLFHESFQEAQRALSIGRRQKGPGHQSTYADTRIDRALYGLVESEELKQITFSTIGSLIDYSNERGIDLIHTFITYNKNRGNVSQTARQLNLHRQSLLYRLRKIETLTGCTLDDPDDIFLIDLSIRLWTYGIQD; from the coding sequence ATGCCTTTGACCGTCAAAGACATTCTCAACCTTTCTGTTATGAAAGAAGCGGTTGTTCGAAGTGGAAATGAAATAATAGATAAACAAAGTGTTGATTGGGTATCAGTAATTGAAACCCCTGTTGAGAATTTTGTGCGAAGAAATGAATTTGTTTTAAGTACTGGAATTGGATGTGGTCAAGACAGTAAATCGATGGTTAACTTCTTAGAGGAAATCATGGAAGCAAACGCTGCTGGGCTTGTCCTTTCACTTGGAAGATTTATCAAATCAATTCCTTCTGAAGTAATAAAATATGCAGAGGACCATCAGTTTCCGATTATTGAAATACCATGGGAAGTAAGATTTTCTGATATCATTCATTCTTCTCTACAAAAGATTCATGAGCATGAAAATAATACAGTTAAATATTCAGAAGAAATTCGTAATCGACTGTTAAGTCTTATACTTCAAGGGGCTAGGTTGAATCAAATCGCTAACTATGTTCATGACACTCTTTCCCTACCAATAATTATTGCAGATAAACGCGGGGTCATTAAAGGGCAAAGCAAAGGAACAAAAAATTTAGCAAAGGAATGGAACACGTATATTGAATCGACCATAGACCCCGAAGCGTCCGGAAGCTATGAGCTTTCACCAATCAATACAACACCATTGATCCAACACTTACAATTAGGTGACCATGATGTTTTACAAATGAGTATCTATTCTGCTAGTGAATTGCAAGGTTATATGATTGTATCCAGCCAAAAAGATGCTTCAAATGCGTGGGAACGAACGAATATCATCTATTTATTAGAACATGCAGCAACAGCCGTTGCTCTTTGCTTTTTACATGAAAATGCTGTCAAAGATACGGAATCTAGATTACGAGATGACTTTGTTTGGAGTTTGGCAAAAGGGCGCTTCTCTTCATGGGATACCGCTCTCTCAAGAGCAAAATCATTAGGGTACCAAATTCAACTTCCCTATCTTTGTATCATTGGAAATCCTGAAAATCTGTCTCAGCTCTATCAAAAAGAAAAAAAACAATTTACTTCCTACGACCATTGGCTCCAAGGTCTCATTCGAACATTAGAAGAAGAGGTCCATGACTCAGCATGTAAAATGAATCAAAAAGTGATGACCACGTTTCAACGGGATGAACTCGTTATTTTCTTAGAAGTATTAGATGATAAAAGTAATGACAGTGCCTTTAAGTTTTTATTTACATTTGAGAAAAGAATCTCTGCATTAGCACCGTCGATTATTTTATCATGGGGAATTAGTAAACAATACGGTTATCAATTATTCCATGAGAGCTTTCAAGAGGCACAAAGAGCTCTATCTATCGGTAGACGGCAAAAAGGACCGGGACACCAAAGTACGTATGCCGATACAAGAATTGACCGGGCACTTTATGGATTAGTTGAAAGTGAAGAACTGAAACAAATTACCTTTTCAACTATTGGTTCCCTTATCGATTATTCAAATGAGCGTGGAATTGATTTAATTCACACATTCATTACCTACAATAAAAATAGAGGCAATGTGAGCCAAACAGCAAGGCAACTAAATTTACACCGTCAGTCTCTCCTTTATCGACTAAGAAAAATAGAAACTTTAACTGGCTGCACACTAGATGACCCCGATGACATTTTTCTAATTGATTTAAGTATCCGGTTGTGGACATACGGAATACAAGATTAA
- a CDS encoding ATP-binding protein: MNTYMSELLLNMLILIVFLLFVPQLVRTKINNKTAKAGKILLLLSAIVATIGCMTFPFHIGEGLILDLRAVAIVGAGLYLGRTATVTLVLVSILYRYILGGVGPGFYTAIIIGVLTLLFVFALHKQFTNKSLKTKISIGASILLCIAITVLLLLNLVFDYSISLYFGIAFVVLHLVSIFLFIYFFEYISESNSINQQIIKAEKLEIVSQLASSVSHEVRNPLTVVKGFLQMLRQSDLAEEKKDMYVDLSLKEIDRATEIITNYLTFAKPYPEDMMILNIRDVLDGVQDIVFSLAILNSIELRIKIDSHLVKGNKQLLQQCFLNIMKNCIEAMHDGGTLTIITEHHENKFAVVISDNGVGMSKEQLQRIGEPYFTTKGREGTGLGMMAVYKIIELHNGHITVHSEIEKGTEFKLFLPIVKN, translated from the coding sequence ATGAATACTTACATGTCAGAATTATTATTAAATATGCTTATCTTAATTGTATTTTTGTTATTTGTTCCTCAACTGGTTCGTACTAAAATAAATAATAAAACAGCAAAAGCTGGAAAGATACTGTTATTACTTTCTGCGATCGTCGCGACAATAGGCTGTATGACATTCCCATTTCATATTGGCGAGGGGCTAATTTTGGACTTACGTGCAGTTGCTATCGTTGGAGCTGGTCTGTATCTAGGAAGAACAGCGACTGTCACGCTAGTGCTTGTATCAATATTATACCGGTATATTTTAGGTGGAGTAGGTCCAGGCTTTTATACTGCAATCATAATTGGAGTTCTAACATTACTATTCGTATTTGCTCTACATAAACAATTTACCAATAAATCGCTGAAAACTAAAATTTCAATAGGAGCCAGCATTCTATTGTGTATTGCAATTACGGTTTTATTGCTACTTAACCTTGTATTTGATTATTCGATTAGTTTGTACTTTGGAATAGCTTTCGTTGTTTTACATCTAGTCAGTATCTTTTTGTTTATTTACTTCTTTGAGTATATAAGTGAAAGTAATTCAATTAATCAACAGATAATTAAAGCGGAAAAGTTAGAAATAGTAAGTCAGCTAGCGTCAAGTGTATCTCATGAAGTAAGAAATCCACTCACAGTTGTTAAAGGATTTTTACAAATGCTGAGGCAATCAGATTTAGCAGAAGAAAAGAAAGATATGTATGTTGATTTATCGTTGAAAGAAATTGATAGAGCGACGGAAATTATCACTAATTACCTTACTTTTGCCAAACCTTATCCCGAAGATATGATGATACTGAACATTAGAGATGTACTTGATGGAGTCCAGGACATTGTTTTTTCACTTGCGATATTAAACTCAATCGAATTGAGAATTAAAATCGATTCTCATTTAGTAAAAGGAAACAAGCAACTTCTTCAGCAGTGTTTCTTGAATATTATGAAGAACTGTATTGAGGCAATGCATGATGGTGGTACTCTTACGATTATAACGGAGCATCATGAAAATAAATTTGCTGTTGTCATTTCTGATAATGGGGTAGGTATGTCTAAAGAACAACTCCAAAGAATTGGTGAGCCTTACTTTACTACAAAGGGTAGAGAAGGTACAGGGCTTGGTATGATGGCTGTTTACAAAATCATTGAGCTACATAATGGACATATTACTGTACATAGTGAGATAGAAAAAGGGACAGAGTTTAAACTTTTTTTACCGATAGTAAAAAATTAA
- a CDS encoding YqkE family protein: protein MKKRKNTAKQSQRQDTGQLELKDRLDKKSIEKLKHASKMVEQQEKQEKEVERQRKIAERKEQEKNKTFEQLFEESNLDWKTFK from the coding sequence TTGAAGAAACGAAAAAACACAGCTAAACAATCACAACGCCAAGACACAGGACAATTGGAGTTAAAGGATAGATTAGATAAAAAAAGTATTGAAAAATTAAAACATGCAAGTAAAATGGTAGAGCAGCAAGAGAAGCAAGAGAAAGAAGTTGAAAGGCAAAGAAAGATAGCAGAAAGAAAAGAACAAGAGAAAAACAAAACATTCGAACAGTTATTTGAAGAAAGTAATTTAGACTGGAAAACATTTAAATAA
- a CDS encoding NRDE family protein has product MCLVLFAYDTHQDYSLIIAANRDEFFARPTLSATFWEEAPNLLAGRDIEKSGTWMGVTKEGRFAAVTNVRDLREIDQARSRGELVSTYLKEDISPLSYLKQVEDNGHAYNGFNLLVGLPNSLYYFSNRQGRITEVTPGIHSLSNAALNTPWPKVEEGKKGLEKSMKIRNKESLINSLFTVLADDRRAPDEYLPNTGITLELERMLSSIMIKSDGYGTRSSTVYLLGKDGNVTYIERTFKNDNNSYKENKFQFTI; this is encoded by the coding sequence ATGTGTTTGGTACTTTTTGCTTACGATACTCATCAGGACTATTCATTAATTATAGCAGCAAATCGAGATGAATTTTTCGCTCGTCCTACTTTATCAGCTACTTTTTGGGAAGAAGCACCCAATCTTTTAGCAGGAAGAGATATAGAGAAGTCAGGTACGTGGATGGGAGTTACTAAAGAAGGAAGGTTTGCGGCAGTAACAAACGTCCGTGATTTACGTGAAATAGACCAGGCTCGTTCTCGTGGGGAACTCGTTTCAACTTATTTAAAAGAAGACATCTCACCTTTATCTTACTTAAAACAAGTGGAAGATAATGGGCATGCGTATAATGGCTTTAATTTATTAGTAGGCTTACCTAACTCATTATATTATTTTTCAAATAGACAAGGAAGAATTACGGAAGTTACACCTGGAATTCATAGTTTAAGTAATGCAGCTCTTAATACTCCTTGGCCTAAGGTTGAGGAAGGGAAAAAGGGTTTAGAAAAGTCGATGAAAATCAGGAATAAGGAATCGTTAATAAATTCACTTTTTACAGTATTAGCTGATGACCGAAGAGCACCAGATGAATACCTACCAAATACAGGTATTACATTAGAGCTTGAAAGAATGCTGTCGTCGATAATGATTAAGAGTGATGGTTACGGTACTCGTTCATCAACGGTTTACTTATTAGGGAAGGATGGAAACGTAACCTATATTGAACGAACTTTTAAAAATGATAATAATTCCTATAAGGAAAATAAATTTCAGTTTACTATATAA